From the Lolium rigidum isolate FL_2022 chromosome 2, APGP_CSIRO_Lrig_0.1, whole genome shotgun sequence genome, one window contains:
- the LOC124687531 gene encoding NT-3 growth factor receptor-like isoform X3, producing the protein MPGQPLFPAPVSASPPPDHGNGSISTEVIVVLSISGVILVVVLLIIVVIIIIMKKWPKVPSTQPQPPPPFFPPQTSLPPQTELSTVYAGPDRDLESLHFTRPMQTPVNPTYSVLQPLSRLPHRKSQTDTQGTSTVPVQTSQYVPNTWGMNSKATAATQIGTSRPVYAGPDQDLESLHLTRPMQTLVDPSYRVLQPLSGLPPLLHRKSETSEDTQGTSTVPVQMSQYVPNTWGMNSKATAATQIGTSRPVYAGPDQDLESLHLTKPMQTLVDPSYSVLQPLSRLPPLLHRKSQTTEDTESTVPVQMSQPSTLGMNSNATAATQIGTSRPVYAVPDCVLENFHFTKPMQTPVDNSYRVLQQLSHVPPLLHMKSVVTSTVSSPLSTRLGTFPVVVSSATVPALSSDHCQKTLPHAHCEGEIDNSPATMDGRFVYKTQPGGYRVGMEDPTFRNAVTLGSGELQVQIIQHTDIEELCELGSGAFGTVFHAKWKGSDVAVKRIWASEEQRTDFWNETSILASLHHPNLVSFYGVVLDGPEGSVGTITEYMDGGSVRQALQKKLFDRCRRLVIVMDIALGMQYLHGKGIVHFDLKCDNLLLNRSNAQRPVCKVADFGLSKVKHQPLISGGVRGTLPWMAPELLNGSSSRVSEKVDVFSFGIVMWELLTGEEPYADLHYGTVLGGIVNDTLRPPVPDSCDPHWRRLMEQCWSADPSDRPTFTEIVSILRAMATSI; encoded by the exons ATGCCTGGACAGCCGCTATTCCCGGCCCCGGTCTCGGCTTCACCGCCTCCGGACCATGGGAATGGAAGTATATCTACTGAAGTGATAGTTGTTCTCTCCATCTCTGGGGTGATTCTTGTGGTTGTCTTGTtgatcatcgtcgtcatcatcatcatcatgaagaAGTGGCCCAAGGTTCCTTCGACGCAGCCACAACCTCCGCCACCGTTCTTTCCACCACAGACGTCCTTGCCGCCACAGACGGAACTATCCACTGTTTATGCAGGTCCAGACCGGGATTTGGAGAGTCTTCATTTCACAAGGCCAATGCAAACCCCGGTTAACCCCACTTACAGTGTTCTGCAGCCGCTTTCACGCCTTCCTCATCGGAAGTCACAGACAGATACGCAGGGCACAAGCACAGTGCCTGTGCAAACGAGCCAGTATGTGCCCAATACATGGGGAATGAACTCCAAGGCGACTGCTGCTACCCAGATTGGTACTTCCAGGCCTGTTTATGCAGGTCCAGACCAGGATTTGGAGAGTCTTCATTTGACTAGGCCAATGCAAACTCTGGTTGATCCGAGTTACAGGGTACTGCAGCCGCTTTCAGGCCTTCCTCCTTTGCTTCATCGGAAGTCAGAAACAAGTGAAGATACGCAGGGCACAAGCACAGTGCCTGTGCAAATGAGCCAGTATGTGCCCAATACATGGGGAATGAACTCCAAGGCGACTGCTGCTACCCAGATTGGTACTTCCAGGCCTGTTTATGCAGGTCCAGACCAGGATTTGGAGAGTCTTCATTTGACAAAGCCAATGCAAACTCTGGTTGACCCGAGTTACAGTGTACTGCAGCCGCTCTCACGCCTTCCTCCTTTGCTTCATCGGAAGTCGCAGACAACTGAAGATACGGAAAGCACAGTACCTGTGCAAATGAGCCAGCCCAGTACTCTGGGAATGAACTCCAATGCGACTGCTGCTACCCAGATTGGTACTTCCAGGCCTGTTTATGCAG TTCCAGACTGTGTTTTGGAGAATTTTCATTTCACAAAGCCAATGCAAACTCCGGTTGATAACAGTTACAGGGTATTGCAGCAGCTTTCACACGTTCCTCCGTTGCTTCATATGAAGTCGGTAGTCACAAGCACAGTAAGTTCACCATTGTCGACCAGGTTGGGGACATTTCCAGTGGTGGTAAGCTCGGCTACCGTGCCAGCATTGAGCTCCGATCATTGCCAGAAAACACTGCCACATGCCCATTGTGAGGGAGAAATTGATAATTCTCCTGCGACTATGGATGGTCGTTTTGTCTACAAAACTCAACCTGGAGGGTATCGCGTGGGCATGGAAGACCCTACTTTCAGAAATGCTGTCACACTGGGTTCTGGAGAATTGCAAGTGCAGATAATTCAGCACACTGACATTGAAGAGTTATGTGAACTGGGGTCTGGAGCCTTCGGCACGGTTTTCCATGCAAAATGGAAAGGCTCGGATGTCGCTGTAAAAAGGATCTGGGCTTCTGAGGAACAGCGCACTGATTTCTGGAACGAAACTTCTATCCTTGCATCCTTGCACCATCCGAATTTGGTGTCCTTCTATGGTGTTGTTCTCGATGGACCTGAAGGGTCCGTCGGAACAATCACCGAGTACATGGATGGTGGATCAGTTCGACAGGCATTGCAAAAAAA GTTATTTGATAGATGCAGACGTCTAGTAATTGTGATGGATATCGCCTTGGGTATGCAGTATTTACATGGGAAGGGCATTGTACATTTTGATTTGAAGTGTGACAATCTGCTCCTCAACCGAAGTAATGCCCAACGCCCTGTATGCAAG GTTGCTGACTTCGGATTATCAAAGGTCAAACACCAACCACTGATCTCTGGTGGAGTGAGAGGAACACTTCCCTGGATGGCTCCGGAGCTATTAAATGGAAGTAGCAGCCGTGTTTCTGAAAAG GTTGACGTTTTCTCATTCGGAATTGTGATGTGGGAACTACTTACCGGTGAAGAGCCTTATGCCGACTTACATTATGGCACAGTTCTAG GTGGGATTGTCAACGACACCCTGCGCCCCCCCGTTCCTGATTCGTGTGATCCGCACTGGAGGCGGCTGATGGAGCAGTGCTGGTCGGCCGATCCATCGGATCGACCGACCTTCACAGAAATCGTGAGCATACTTCGGGCCATGGCGACCTCTATATAG
- the LOC124687531 gene encoding uncharacterized protein LOC124687531 isoform X2 — MPGQPLFPAPVSASPPPDHGNGSISTEVIVVLSISGVILVVVLLIIVVIIIIMKKWPKVPSTQPQPPPPFFPPQTSLPPQTELSTVYAGPDRDLESLHFTRPMQTPVNPTYSVLQPLSRLPHRKSQTDTQGTSTVPVQTSQYVPNTWGMNSKATAATQIGTSRPVYAGPDQDLESLHLTKPMQTLVDPSYSVLQPLSRLPPLLHRKSQTTEDTESTVPVQMSQPSTLGMNSNATAATQIGTSRPVYAGPDQDLESLHLTKPMQTPVDPSYSVLQPLSRLPPLLHRKSQTTEDTESTVPVQMSQPSTLGMNSNATAATQIGTSRPVYAVPDCVLENFHFTKPMQTLVDPSYRVLQPLSHLPPLLHMTSQTIEDTQSTSTVPVQMSQYVPSTQIGTSRPVIAVPDCVLENFHFTKPMQTPVDNSYRVLQQLSHVPPLLHMKSVVTSTVSSPLSTRLGTFPVVVSSATVPALSSDHCQKTLPHAHCEGEIDNSPATMDGRFVYKTQPGGYRVGMEDPTFRNAVTLGSGELQVQIIQHTDIEELCELGSGAFGTVFHAKWKGSDVAVKRIWASEEQRTDFWNETSILASLHHPNLVSFYGVVLDGPEGSVGTITEYMDGGSVRQALQKKLFDRCRRLVIVMDIALGMQYLHGKGIVHFDLKCDNLLLNRSNAQRPVCKVADFGLSKVKHQPLISGGVRGTLPWMAPELLNGSSSRVSEKVDVFSFGIVMWELLTGEEPYADLHYGTVLGGIVNDTLRPPVPDSCDPHWRRLMEQCWSADPSDRPTFTEIVSILRAMATSI; from the exons ATGCCTGGACAGCCGCTATTCCCGGCCCCGGTCTCGGCTTCACCGCCTCCGGACCATGGGAATGGAAGTATATCTACTGAAGTGATAGTTGTTCTCTCCATCTCTGGGGTGATTCTTGTGGTTGTCTTGTtgatcatcgtcgtcatcatcatcatcatgaagaAGTGGCCCAAGGTTCCTTCGACGCAGCCACAACCTCCGCCACCGTTCTTTCCACCACAGACGTCCTTGCCGCCACAGACGGAACTATCCACTGTTTATGCAGGTCCAGACCGGGATTTGGAGAGTCTTCATTTCACAAGGCCAATGCAAACCCCGGTTAACCCCACTTACAGTGTTCTGCAGCCGCTTTCACGCCTTCCTCATCGGAAGTCACAGACAGATACGCAGGGCACAAGCACAGTGCCTGTGCAAACGAGCCAGTAT GTGCCCAATACATGGGGAATGAACTCCAAGGCGACTGCTGCTACCCAGATTGGTACTTCCAGGCCTGTTTATGCAGGTCCAGACCAGGATTTGGAGAGTCTTCATTTGACAAAGCCAATGCAAACTCTGGTTGACCCGAGTTACAGTGTACTGCAGCCGCTCTCACGCCTTCCTCCTTTGCTTCATCGGAAGTCGCAGACAACTGAAGATACGGAAAGCACAGTACCTGTGCAAATGAGCCAGCCCAGTACTCTGGGAATGAACTCCAATGCGACTGCTGCTACCCAGATTGGTACTTCCAGGCCTGTTTATGCAGGTCCAGACCAGGATTTGGAGAGTCTTCATTTGACAAAGCCAATGCAAACTCCGGTTGACCCGAGTTACAGTGTACTGCAGCCGCTTTCACGCCTTCCTCCTTTGCTTCATCGGAAGTCGCAGACAACTGAAGATACGGAAAGCACAGTACCTGTGCAAATGAGCCAGCCCAGTACTCTGGGAATGAACTCCAATGCGACTGCTGCTACCCAGATTGGTACTTCCAGGCCTGTTTATGCAGTTCCAGACTGTGTTTTGGAGAATTTTCATTTCACAAAGCCAATGCAAACTCTGGTTGATCCTAGTTACAGGGTACTGCAGCCACTTTCACACCTTCCACCTTTGCTTCATATGACGTCACAGACAATTGAAGATACGCAGAGCACAAGCACAGTGCCTGTGCAAATGAGCCAGTATGTGCCCAGTACCCAGATTGGTACTTCCAGGCCTGTTATTGCAGTTCCAGACTGTGTTTTGGAGAATTTTCATTTCACAAAGCCAATGCAAACTCCGGTTGATAACAGTTACAGGGTATTGCAGCAGCTTTCACACGTTCCTCCGTTGCTTCATATGAAGTCGGTAGTCACAAGCACAGTAAGTTCACCATTGTCGACCAGGTTGGGGACATTTCCAGTGGTGGTAAGCTCGGCTACCGTGCCAGCATTGAGCTCCGATCATTGCCAGAAAACACTGCCACATGCCCATTGTGAGGGAGAAATTGATAATTCTCCTGCGACTATGGATGGTCGTTTTGTCTACAAAACTCAACCTGGAGGGTATCGCGTGGGCATGGAAGACCCTACTTTCAGAAATGCTGTCACACTGGGTTCTGGAGAATTGCAAGTGCAGATAATTCAGCACACTGACATTGAAGAGTTATGTGAACTGGGGTCTGGAGCCTTCGGCACGGTTTTCCATGCAAAATGGAAAGGCTCGGATGTCGCTGTAAAAAGGATCTGGGCTTCTGAGGAACAGCGCACTGATTTCTGGAACGAAACTTCTATCCTTGCATCCTTGCACCATCCGAATTTGGTGTCCTTCTATGGTGTTGTTCTCGATGGACCTGAAGGGTCCGTCGGAACAATCACCGAGTACATGGATGGTGGATCAGTTCGACAGGCATTGCAAAAAAA GTTATTTGATAGATGCAGACGTCTAGTAATTGTGATGGATATCGCCTTGGGTATGCAGTATTTACATGGGAAGGGCATTGTACATTTTGATTTGAAGTGTGACAATCTGCTCCTCAACCGAAGTAATGCCCAACGCCCTGTATGCAAG GTTGCTGACTTCGGATTATCAAAGGTCAAACACCAACCACTGATCTCTGGTGGAGTGAGAGGAACACTTCCCTGGATGGCTCCGGAGCTATTAAATGGAAGTAGCAGCCGTGTTTCTGAAAAG GTTGACGTTTTCTCATTCGGAATTGTGATGTGGGAACTACTTACCGGTGAAGAGCCTTATGCCGACTTACATTATGGCACAGTTCTAG GTGGGATTGTCAACGACACCCTGCGCCCCCCCGTTCCTGATTCGTGTGATCCGCACTGGAGGCGGCTGATGGAGCAGTGCTGGTCGGCCGATCCATCGGATCGACCGACCTTCACAGAAATCGTGAGCATACTTCGGGCCATGGCGACCTCTATATAG
- the LOC124687531 gene encoding mucin-17-like isoform X1: MPGQPLFPAPVSASPPPDHGNGSISTEVIVVLSISGVILVVVLLIIVVIIIIMKKWPKVPSTQPQPPPPFFPPQTSLPPQTELSTVYAGPDRDLESLHFTRPMQTPVNPTYSVLQPLSRLPHRKSQTDTQGTSTVPVQTSQYVPNTWGMNSKATAATQIGTSRPVYAGPDQDLESLHLTRPMQTLVDPSYRVLQPLSGLPPLLHRKSETSEDTQGTSTVPVQMSQYVPNTWGMNSKATAATQIGTSRPVYAGPDQDLESLHLTKPMQTLVDPSYSVLQPLSRLPPLLHRKSQTTEDTESTVPVQMSQPSTLGMNSNATAATQIGTSRPVYAGPDQDLESLHLTKPMQTPVDPSYSVLQPLSRLPPLLHRKSQTTEDTESTVPVQMSQPSTLGMNSNATAATQIGTSRPVYAVPDCVLENFHFTKPMQTLVDPSYRVLQPLSHLPPLLHMTSQTIEDTQSTSTVPVQMSQYVPSTQIGTSRPVIAVPDCVLENFHFTKPMQTPVDNSYRVLQQLSHVPPLLHMKSVVTSTVSSPLSTRLGTFPVVVSSATVPALSSDHCQKTLPHAHCEGEIDNSPATMDGRFVYKTQPGGYRVGMEDPTFRNAVTLGSGELQVQIIQHTDIEELCELGSGAFGTVFHAKWKGSDVAVKRIWASEEQRTDFWNETSILASLHHPNLVSFYGVVLDGPEGSVGTITEYMDGGSVRQALQKKLFDRCRRLVIVMDIALGMQYLHGKGIVHFDLKCDNLLLNRSNAQRPVCKVADFGLSKVKHQPLISGGVRGTLPWMAPELLNGSSSRVSEKVDVFSFGIVMWELLTGEEPYADLHYGTVLGGIVNDTLRPPVPDSCDPHWRRLMEQCWSADPSDRPTFTEIVSILRAMATSI; encoded by the exons ATGCCTGGACAGCCGCTATTCCCGGCCCCGGTCTCGGCTTCACCGCCTCCGGACCATGGGAATGGAAGTATATCTACTGAAGTGATAGTTGTTCTCTCCATCTCTGGGGTGATTCTTGTGGTTGTCTTGTtgatcatcgtcgtcatcatcatcatcatgaagaAGTGGCCCAAGGTTCCTTCGACGCAGCCACAACCTCCGCCACCGTTCTTTCCACCACAGACGTCCTTGCCGCCACAGACGGAACTATCCACTGTTTATGCAGGTCCAGACCGGGATTTGGAGAGTCTTCATTTCACAAGGCCAATGCAAACCCCGGTTAACCCCACTTACAGTGTTCTGCAGCCGCTTTCACGCCTTCCTCATCGGAAGTCACAGACAGATACGCAGGGCACAAGCACAGTGCCTGTGCAAACGAGCCAGTATGTGCCCAATACATGGGGAATGAACTCCAAGGCGACTGCTGCTACCCAGATTGGTACTTCCAGGCCTGTTTATGCAGGTCCAGACCAGGATTTGGAGAGTCTTCATTTGACTAGGCCAATGCAAACTCTGGTTGATCCGAGTTACAGGGTACTGCAGCCGCTTTCAGGCCTTCCTCCTTTGCTTCATCGGAAGTCAGAAACAAGTGAAGATACGCAGGGCACAAGCACAGTGCCTGTGCAAATGAGCCAGTATGTGCCCAATACATGGGGAATGAACTCCAAGGCGACTGCTGCTACCCAGATTGGTACTTCCAGGCCTGTTTATGCAGGTCCAGACCAGGATTTGGAGAGTCTTCATTTGACAAAGCCAATGCAAACTCTGGTTGACCCGAGTTACAGTGTACTGCAGCCGCTCTCACGCCTTCCTCCTTTGCTTCATCGGAAGTCGCAGACAACTGAAGATACGGAAAGCACAGTACCTGTGCAAATGAGCCAGCCCAGTACTCTGGGAATGAACTCCAATGCGACTGCTGCTACCCAGATTGGTACTTCCAGGCCTGTTTATGCAGGTCCAGACCAGGATTTGGAGAGTCTTCATTTGACAAAGCCAATGCAAACTCCGGTTGACCCGAGTTACAGTGTACTGCAGCCGCTTTCACGCCTTCCTCCTTTGCTTCATCGGAAGTCGCAGACAACTGAAGATACGGAAAGCACAGTACCTGTGCAAATGAGCCAGCCCAGTACTCTGGGAATGAACTCCAATGCGACTGCTGCTACCCAGATTGGTACTTCCAGGCCTGTTTATGCAGTTCCAGACTGTGTTTTGGAGAATTTTCATTTCACAAAGCCAATGCAAACTCTGGTTGATCCTAGTTACAGGGTACTGCAGCCACTTTCACACCTTCCACCTTTGCTTCATATGACGTCACAGACAATTGAAGATACGCAGAGCACAAGCACAGTGCCTGTGCAAATGAGCCAGTATGTGCCCAGTACCCAGATTGGTACTTCCAGGCCTGTTATTGCAGTTCCAGACTGTGTTTTGGAGAATTTTCATTTCACAAAGCCAATGCAAACTCCGGTTGATAACAGTTACAGGGTATTGCAGCAGCTTTCACACGTTCCTCCGTTGCTTCATATGAAGTCGGTAGTCACAAGCACAGTAAGTTCACCATTGTCGACCAGGTTGGGGACATTTCCAGTGGTGGTAAGCTCGGCTACCGTGCCAGCATTGAGCTCCGATCATTGCCAGAAAACACTGCCACATGCCCATTGTGAGGGAGAAATTGATAATTCTCCTGCGACTATGGATGGTCGTTTTGTCTACAAAACTCAACCTGGAGGGTATCGCGTGGGCATGGAAGACCCTACTTTCAGAAATGCTGTCACACTGGGTTCTGGAGAATTGCAAGTGCAGATAATTCAGCACACTGACATTGAAGAGTTATGTGAACTGGGGTCTGGAGCCTTCGGCACGGTTTTCCATGCAAAATGGAAAGGCTCGGATGTCGCTGTAAAAAGGATCTGGGCTTCTGAGGAACAGCGCACTGATTTCTGGAACGAAACTTCTATCCTTGCATCCTTGCACCATCCGAATTTGGTGTCCTTCTATGGTGTTGTTCTCGATGGACCTGAAGGGTCCGTCGGAACAATCACCGAGTACATGGATGGTGGATCAGTTCGACAGGCATTGCAAAAAAA GTTATTTGATAGATGCAGACGTCTAGTAATTGTGATGGATATCGCCTTGGGTATGCAGTATTTACATGGGAAGGGCATTGTACATTTTGATTTGAAGTGTGACAATCTGCTCCTCAACCGAAGTAATGCCCAACGCCCTGTATGCAAG GTTGCTGACTTCGGATTATCAAAGGTCAAACACCAACCACTGATCTCTGGTGGAGTGAGAGGAACACTTCCCTGGATGGCTCCGGAGCTATTAAATGGAAGTAGCAGCCGTGTTTCTGAAAAG GTTGACGTTTTCTCATTCGGAATTGTGATGTGGGAACTACTTACCGGTGAAGAGCCTTATGCCGACTTACATTATGGCACAGTTCTAG GTGGGATTGTCAACGACACCCTGCGCCCCCCCGTTCCTGATTCGTGTGATCCGCACTGGAGGCGGCTGATGGAGCAGTGCTGGTCGGCCGATCCATCGGATCGACCGACCTTCACAGAAATCGTGAGCATACTTCGGGCCATGGCGACCTCTATATAG